Proteins encoded together in one Oligoflexus sp. window:
- the trxA gene encoding thioredoxin, with product MNKPNVIDVNLRNFGAEVVRRSQDVPVLVDFWAEWCGPCKSLTPVLEKLAAEYGGRFILAKVNTDENQDLARQFGIRGIPACKLFKNGHLVGEFQGAQPEGEVRRFLDGYCDDPEEQPLDVARQLIGGGQVEEAISILEGVLADDPGAQDAKLLLVRAFIQHHDFEKARELIQTLPESDSEVKSLQQMIAYASSASEYGTVAECEAKVKANPQDLEALYRLGVVLTLEDRFQDAMDRFLQVIAKNKNHGEGKVRQAMLALFEVLGPDHELTHQYRRKFANLVL from the coding sequence ATGAATAAACCGAATGTCATTGATGTCAACTTAAGAAATTTCGGCGCTGAAGTGGTGAGACGATCGCAGGATGTGCCTGTGCTCGTGGATTTCTGGGCGGAATGGTGCGGACCCTGCAAAAGTTTGACGCCCGTGCTTGAAAAACTGGCTGCGGAATACGGCGGCCGTTTTATTCTGGCCAAGGTGAATACGGATGAAAATCAGGACCTGGCTCGTCAATTCGGAATCCGTGGAATCCCCGCCTGTAAATTATTCAAGAACGGACATCTGGTCGGGGAATTTCAGGGGGCGCAGCCGGAAGGTGAAGTGCGACGCTTTTTAGATGGCTATTGCGATGATCCTGAGGAGCAGCCTTTGGATGTGGCGCGGCAGCTGATCGGCGGCGGGCAGGTGGAGGAAGCCATTTCCATTCTGGAAGGGGTGCTGGCGGATGATCCCGGGGCCCAGGACGCGAAGCTTCTTTTAGTGCGGGCTTTCATTCAGCACCATGACTTTGAAAAAGCTCGCGAGCTGATCCAGACTCTGCCGGAATCCGACAGCGAAGTGAAAAGCCTGCAGCAGATGATCGCCTATGCAAGCTCGGCTTCCGAATATGGGACGGTTGCGGAATGCGAGGCCAAGGTGAAGGCCAATCCCCAGGACCTGGAAGCCTTGTATCGACTGGGTGTGGTGCTGACCCTGGAGGATCGTTTTCAGGACGCGATGGATCGCTTTCTGCAGGTCATTGCGAAGAATAAAAACCATGGAGAAGGCAAGGTGCGGCAGGCGATGCTGGCTTTGTTTGAAGTCCTCGGCCCCGATCATGAGCTGACGCATCAGTATCGGCGGAAATTTGCGAATTTGGTGCTCTAG
- a CDS encoding acyl-CoA thioesterase II, producing the protein MSKVLEQLVKLLDLRAIETNVFVGNSQDLGFKSLFGGQVLGQALVAASRTVDGQRPIHSLHGYFLRAGNPNEPIYYEVDLIRSGKSFSTRRVVAKQGGLAIFSMSASFQTLETGFEHQVEKPSVPGPDGILSELQQILNVKDKIPDGIRDKLTADRPIEIRVVDPVDYFAPHKRPPLKYSWFKASAKLPDDHLIHTAMLAYASDFGLATTSLLPHGVTFFDHRVQVASLDHAMWFHRPFRLDEWLLYVTDSPSASAGRGFNRGQIFTKEGILVASIAQEGLIRQTKSRSDQDSMKGLVT; encoded by the coding sequence ATGAGCAAAGTGCTGGAGCAGCTGGTCAAGCTTTTGGATCTGCGCGCCATTGAAACCAACGTGTTCGTAGGCAATAGTCAGGATTTGGGATTCAAGAGCCTTTTCGGAGGCCAGGTTCTCGGCCAGGCTTTGGTGGCCGCAAGCCGCACCGTCGATGGCCAGCGCCCCATCCATTCCCTGCACGGTTACTTTCTGCGGGCGGGCAATCCGAATGAGCCCATCTATTACGAAGTCGATCTGATCCGCAGCGGAAAAAGTTTCTCGACCCGCCGCGTCGTCGCCAAACAGGGCGGGCTCGCCATCTTTAGCATGTCAGCCTCCTTTCAAACCCTGGAAACCGGCTTTGAACATCAGGTCGAAAAGCCTTCGGTACCAGGACCGGACGGGATCCTGAGCGAGCTGCAGCAGATTCTGAATGTGAAGGATAAAATTCCAGACGGCATTCGTGACAAGCTCACGGCCGATCGCCCCATCGAAATCCGCGTGGTCGATCCCGTCGATTACTTTGCTCCGCATAAACGTCCGCCTTTAAAATATTCCTGGTTCAAAGCCAGCGCAAAACTTCCCGATGATCATCTGATTCATACAGCCATGCTCGCCTATGCTTCGGACTTCGGCCTGGCGACGACTTCGCTGCTGCCGCATGGGGTGACCTTCTTCGATCATCGCGTGCAGGTGGCAAGCCTGGATCATGCGATGTGGTTTCATCGGCCCTTCCGTCTGGATGAGTGGCTGCTCTATGTCACCGACAGCCCGTCGGCCTCGGCCGGTCGCGGTTTCAATCGCGGGCAGATCTTCACCAAGGAAGGCATTCTTGTGGCTTCGATCGCGCAGGAGGGCCTGATTCGCCAGACGAAATCGCGTTCGGACCAGGATTCGATGAAGGGACTTGTCACCTGA
- a CDS encoding cytochrome c3 family protein → MRKLGLIIALLFLGGSPALAQDTAKMKFEGLLNQLLAPGPLLLGHDKLEHTHNDCLKCHEPAGGIPNKNCLDCHKEIKKDVDAKQHFHGLMNNKACIDCHKDHKGRNFDATYINPKTFDHSKTGFELDGAHVKADCEKCHTAKRTGKPARNGEISYPGLVNSCNKCHMKDDVHFYKGKFKQNECSLCHTTEKWKPAKPFDHQKETGYALLGAHIKHKCEKCHVKRSKTDVRYDFPIETKQCMSCHQDHHQNRLSPRFRNGKCDVCHSQDTWKLIL, encoded by the coding sequence GTGAGAAAGCTCGGACTCATCATAGCCCTTCTTTTTCTGGGTGGATCCCCGGCCTTGGCGCAGGATACCGCCAAGATGAAATTTGAAGGCCTCCTCAACCAGCTTCTGGCCCCGGGTCCCTTGCTCTTGGGTCACGATAAACTGGAACATACCCACAATGATTGCCTGAAGTGCCATGAGCCTGCGGGTGGTATTCCGAACAAAAATTGTTTGGACTGCCATAAGGAAATCAAAAAGGACGTGGACGCGAAGCAGCATTTCCATGGACTCATGAATAACAAAGCCTGTATCGACTGCCACAAGGATCACAAGGGTCGGAATTTCGATGCGACCTATATCAATCCCAAGACCTTTGATCACAGCAAGACGGGTTTTGAGCTGGATGGGGCTCACGTCAAAGCCGATTGCGAAAAGTGTCATACGGCCAAGCGCACAGGCAAGCCGGCCCGCAATGGCGAGATCAGCTATCCCGGTCTGGTGAACTCCTGCAACAAGTGCCACATGAAAGATGATGTGCATTTCTATAAGGGCAAGTTCAAACAGAATGAATGCAGCCTCTGCCACACCACCGAAAAGTGGAAGCCGGCCAAGCCCTTTGATCATCAGAAGGAAACAGGCTATGCGCTGCTCGGTGCCCATATCAAGCACAAGTGCGAAAAGTGCCATGTGAAACGGTCGAAGACTGATGTGCGCTATGATTTCCCGATTGAAACCAAACAGTGCATGTCCTGTCATCAGGATCATCACCAGAATCGTCTGAGTCCGCGCTTCCGTAACGGCAAGTGCGATGTCTGTCACAGCCAAGACACCTGGAAGTTAATTCTATGA
- a CDS encoding NAD(P)-binding domain-containing protein, with protein sequence MVGLAVWGMRQRDKHHKEAKKKWDDAVAKKMNEPASLHPEIDPTLCGGCGACVAACPEGEIIKLINHRAVLVEPTACVGHGACQVACPYDAIQLVFGTKTRGMELPRIDANFQTNVPGLYIAGELGGMGLIRNAVKQGKLAALHASKTLSGGGGAQFDVLIVGCGPAGLAASLACAEAKVKYICIEQAKFGGTIYNFPKQKVVMSHPLDFPLVGQFKFNKNKVSKEELLSLWTHLKKQSNLNMIEDCRFINLQKQGDVFHVETSKGPMTAKKVILGMGVRGTPRKLNLPNEDMTKVTYNLLDPDQYQQKWIAVVGGGNAGVEAAQYLCKPGLRNKVFLLVRGPTFDRCNEENQNIIKDYERKGMVKICYNTTVEQIHADHLMVKMDGQMLRLQNDYLFVFAGAILPFAFLKSLGIMIDTKYGEAVKASS encoded by the coding sequence ATGGTCGGCCTCGCGGTTTGGGGCATGCGCCAGCGTGATAAGCATCATAAAGAAGCCAAGAAGAAATGGGATGATGCCGTCGCGAAAAAAATGAATGAGCCCGCGAGCTTGCACCCTGAAATCGACCCGACTCTGTGCGGCGGTTGCGGGGCCTGCGTTGCGGCCTGTCCTGAAGGCGAGATCATCAAGCTCATCAATCACCGTGCGGTCCTGGTGGAGCCTACGGCCTGCGTGGGTCATGGGGCCTGCCAGGTGGCCTGTCCTTATGATGCCATTCAATTGGTCTTCGGGACCAAGACGCGCGGCATGGAGCTTCCCCGCATCGATGCCAATTTCCAAACCAACGTTCCCGGTCTTTACATAGCCGGCGAGCTGGGCGGCATGGGTCTGATTCGGAATGCCGTAAAACAAGGCAAACTCGCAGCCCTGCATGCCTCCAAAACTTTGAGCGGCGGAGGCGGCGCGCAGTTTGATGTCCTGATCGTCGGCTGCGGTCCTGCAGGTCTTGCCGCCTCGCTTGCGTGCGCGGAGGCCAAGGTCAAATATATTTGCATCGAGCAGGCCAAGTTCGGGGGAACGATCTATAACTTCCCAAAACAAAAAGTCGTCATGTCCCATCCTTTGGATTTTCCGCTGGTCGGTCAGTTCAAATTCAATAAGAACAAGGTTTCGAAAGAGGAACTCCTCAGCCTTTGGACGCATTTGAAAAAGCAGAGTAACCTCAACATGATCGAGGACTGCCGCTTTATCAACCTGCAGAAACAAGGCGATGTCTTCCACGTCGAGACGTCCAAGGGGCCCATGACCGCGAAGAAAGTCATCCTGGGCATGGGCGTGCGCGGAACGCCGCGGAAGCTGAATCTGCCCAACGAGGACATGACCAAGGTCACCTATAACCTTTTGGATCCGGATCAGTATCAGCAGAAATGGATCGCCGTGGTCGGTGGTGGTAACGCCGGTGTGGAAGCCGCGCAATACCTTTGCAAGCCGGGCCTTCGCAATAAGGTCTTCCTGCTTGTGCGCGGTCCCACGTTCGACCGTTGTAACGAGGAAAACCAGAACATCATCAAAGATTATGAACGCAAAGGCATGGTCAAGATCTGCTACAACACCACTGTGGAGCAGATTCATGCTGATCATCTTATGGTGAAAATGGACGGGCAGATGCTGCGTCTGCAGAACGATTATCTCTTCGTCTTCGCCGGCGCGATTCTGCCTTTCGCCTTCCTGAAAAGTCTTGGCATCATGATCGACACCAAATACGGTGAAGCCGTGAAAGCGAGTTCATGA
- a CDS encoding inorganic pyrophosphatase, translating to MTQELSVLLEQLKKYFKPHPWHGIPVQAESPAFFNVFIEIVPTDTVKYELDKASGYLCIDRPQKFSNYVPALYGFIPRTYCMERVAAYAGERTGMQNLVGDGDPLDICVLSEKPITHGDLLLQAKPIGGLRMIDNGEVDDKIIAVLKDDAIYGRFEDIEDCPPKILARLKHYFLTYKEIPGEGGERKVSIEAMYNRKEALHIINLSVQDYDAAFPFPR from the coding sequence GTGACCCAAGAACTCTCCGTCCTGCTCGAGCAGCTCAAAAAATATTTCAAACCCCATCCTTGGCATGGGATTCCTGTTCAGGCCGAGTCGCCGGCCTTTTTCAACGTCTTCATCGAAATCGTGCCGACCGACACTGTGAAGTACGAACTCGACAAGGCTTCGGGTTACCTTTGCATCGATCGTCCCCAGAAATTCTCGAACTACGTGCCGGCACTCTATGGCTTCATTCCCCGCACCTACTGTATGGAGCGCGTGGCCGCTTATGCAGGCGAACGCACCGGAATGCAGAACCTCGTCGGTGACGGTGACCCCTTGGATATCTGCGTGCTTTCGGAAAAGCCGATCACGCACGGTGACCTTCTTCTGCAGGCCAAGCCCATCGGCGGCCTGCGCATGATCGATAATGGTGAAGTGGATGACAAGATCATTGCCGTTCTGAAAGACGACGCCATCTATGGCCGCTTCGAGGATATCGAAGACTGTCCGCCCAAAATCCTGGCGCGACTCAAGCACTACTTCCTAACTTATAAAGAAATCCCCGGTGAAGGCGGCGAGCGCAAGGTGAGCATCGAAGCGATGTATAACCGGAAGGAAGCGCTGCACATCATCAATCTCTCGGTTCAGGATTATGATGCCGCGTTCCCCTTTCCCCGCTAA